A window from Corynebacterium singulare encodes these proteins:
- a CDS encoding PepSY-associated TM helix domain-containing protein — MSRTALRSFIQRIHFYGGMFVGPFILIAALTGCLYAVAPSLEKVVYRDVMTVPAVEQPVSLEEQIQAAQHEHPDMPVSQVWPATTPTDSTRVLVSDPGIDESLQRTVFINPANADVIGDYPTYSGLGEMPLRRWISSLHESFHLGKVGKLYSELAASWLWVMACGGLYMWWIRRRPKNKATAKSTQQQPKRSARSKATRLHSTIGAWIFIGLLGLSATGITWSGLAGENVNSLVERMHWKATPIETTVPGATPEAHEHTGHEGHEGHGGHMSGASESAGVAAEAERVLRTGRAEGLTGPLRLYPPEDAHSAWQVSERWVEWRTTSDEVSVDGSTGEVIDRQPFSSLPLFSKLSSWGIYLHMGIMFGLPLQIALFALGLAIAALVILGYYMWFKRRPCFVPTSRFSWATTALGALFAATVGVFLPLLGITLAAFLVLDVILMHRKPASRHSDLVKTVTRVG, encoded by the coding sequence ATGAGTCGGACGGCTCTGCGATCCTTCATTCAGCGCATTCACTTTTATGGCGGCATGTTCGTCGGCCCCTTCATCCTCATCGCGGCCCTGACCGGTTGTCTTTATGCCGTGGCACCTTCCCTGGAGAAGGTGGTGTACCGCGACGTCATGACCGTTCCGGCGGTCGAGCAACCCGTGAGCTTGGAGGAGCAAATCCAGGCCGCGCAACACGAGCACCCGGATATGCCCGTCTCCCAGGTGTGGCCCGCTACGACCCCCACGGACTCCACCCGCGTGCTGGTTAGTGACCCGGGGATTGATGAAAGCCTCCAGCGAACCGTCTTTATCAACCCCGCCAACGCTGACGTTATCGGGGACTACCCCACTTACTCCGGTCTGGGTGAGATGCCGCTGCGCCGCTGGATTTCTTCCCTGCACGAAAGCTTCCACCTGGGCAAGGTGGGTAAGCTCTACTCCGAGCTGGCTGCCTCCTGGCTGTGGGTCATGGCCTGCGGAGGGCTCTACATGTGGTGGATTCGCCGCCGCCCCAAGAACAAGGCAACCGCGAAGTCCACGCAACAGCAGCCGAAGCGCTCCGCACGTTCGAAGGCTACGCGCCTACACTCCACCATCGGAGCCTGGATATTTATCGGCTTGCTCGGACTGTCTGCTACTGGCATCACCTGGTCGGGCTTGGCGGGCGAGAATGTCAACTCCCTCGTGGAACGTATGCACTGGAAAGCCACGCCCATCGAGACCACCGTGCCCGGTGCAACCCCCGAAGCACATGAGCACACCGGACACGAAGGTCATGAGGGACATGGTGGGCACATGAGCGGGGCGTCGGAAAGCGCTGGCGTGGCTGCTGAAGCTGAGCGAGTCCTCCGCACCGGCCGTGCCGAAGGGCTGACCGGCCCCCTGCGCCTGTACCCGCCGGAAGACGCCCACTCCGCCTGGCAGGTCAGCGAACGCTGGGTAGAGTGGCGCACGACCTCTGACGAGGTGTCCGTCGACGGCTCCACCGGCGAGGTCATCGACCGCCAGCCCTTCTCCAGCCTGCCGTTGTTTAGCAAGCTCAGCAGCTGGGGCATCTACCTGCACATGGGCATCATGTTCGGCCTGCCGCTGCAGATTGCATTGTTCGCGCTGGGGCTGGCTATCGCCGCCCTCGTGATCTTGGGCTATTACATGTGGTTCAAGCGCCGCCCATGCTTTGTTCCAACGTCACGCTTCTCCTGGGCCACCACGGCACTAGGTGCGCTGTTCGCAGCCACCGTCGGTGTCTTCCTGCCGCTGCTGGGTATCACGTTGGCCGCGTTCCTCGTTCTTGATGTCATCCTTATGCATCGCAAGCCAGCGTCACGACACAGCGATTTAGTGAAAACCGTCACACGAGTGGGGTAG
- a CDS encoding RNA-binding domain-containing protein, with translation MTPINSAPEEQLVARIKRFTALPAELPWLEFKVNGLSSGSEIAKYACALGNSARLHDEPAGYLIWGVNDDHEVVGTSLNWQRAKGKGNEDLLPWLNRVISPAPDLTFDEVTVDGHLVVLLRIPAALSSPYSFDEKRYFRKGSYVKNLMDFPNEERQLWQKLNQFEFENTVVAENLEPESITELLDPEAFFLNRPELPRTTGDALIDTLRTAKAISYSHEQGWHIPAWSALMYARSLQDFPELRERAPRVMHFKGTSRTDVEREWEFTEGYASSFTHIVTLFNTIRPGGEHIDSSGKRVATPLLPTVAFREVLANALMHQDLEQRGRFLTVEIFSDRVAVTNPGTPLIDPQRFIDSASTTRNTYLGEALRLAHFVEQRGSGWDKIVSSLEAEHFPPALIRANGSTTVSLSAYRPFALMTMEEKTQAVYQHACLRFLENLPVNNSSIRQRFGLRDSQAAQATRLLAATVEEGLIHPYDPSAGPRSLRYVPFWSN, from the coding sequence CAAGGTAAACGGGCTTTCCTCTGGCTCGGAGATTGCAAAGTATGCCTGCGCTTTAGGCAACTCGGCGCGTCTGCACGATGAACCAGCGGGATACCTCATATGGGGAGTAAACGATGACCACGAAGTCGTTGGGACGTCGCTTAACTGGCAACGCGCAAAAGGGAAAGGCAACGAAGACCTACTCCCCTGGCTCAACCGCGTCATTAGTCCAGCACCTGATCTGACCTTCGACGAGGTAACGGTTGATGGGCACCTTGTTGTACTTCTGCGTATACCAGCTGCCTTGTCTTCCCCGTATTCTTTCGACGAAAAGCGTTATTTTCGCAAGGGCAGCTATGTCAAGAATCTCATGGATTTTCCCAATGAAGAACGTCAGCTCTGGCAGAAACTCAACCAGTTCGAATTTGAAAACACTGTAGTTGCTGAGAACCTTGAGCCCGAATCAATCACCGAACTTCTTGATCCCGAAGCCTTCTTCCTCAACCGACCAGAGCTCCCTCGCACGACCGGCGATGCCCTGATCGATACGCTACGAACCGCTAAGGCCATCTCCTACTCACACGAGCAAGGCTGGCATATTCCGGCATGGTCCGCGCTCATGTACGCACGTTCCCTTCAGGACTTTCCAGAGCTGCGCGAGCGTGCTCCCCGCGTCATGCATTTCAAAGGCACCTCGCGCACCGATGTAGAACGTGAATGGGAATTCACTGAAGGATACGCATCTTCCTTCACTCACATAGTCACGCTTTTCAACACCATTCGCCCAGGCGGCGAACATATTGATTCCAGCGGCAAGCGCGTGGCAACTCCACTGCTACCAACGGTAGCCTTCCGCGAGGTCCTAGCAAATGCGCTCATGCACCAGGATCTCGAGCAACGTGGCCGATTCTTGACCGTAGAGATTTTCAGCGATCGAGTCGCAGTAACCAACCCTGGTACCCCTCTCATCGATCCCCAAAGGTTCATTGACTCGGCTTCCACCACCCGCAATACCTATCTTGGCGAGGCTTTGCGCCTGGCACACTTCGTCGAACAGCGAGGAAGCGGCTGGGACAAGATCGTTTCTTCACTCGAAGCGGAGCATTTCCCACCTGCTCTCATCCGCGCCAACGGAAGTACCACAGTGTCCCTCAGCGCCTACCGCCCATTCGCGCTGATGACTATGGAGGAAAAGACCCAAGCCGTATATCAACATGCTTGCCTTCGCTTCCTCGAGAACCTTCCCGTTAACAATTCGTCGATCCGTCAGCGCTTCGGGCTGAGAGACTCGCAAGCGGCTCAGGCCACTCGCCTGCTTGCTGCCACCGTCGAGGAAGGCCTCATCCACCCTTACGATCCCAGCGCAGGCCCGCGGTCATTGCGTTATGTTCCGTTCTGGAGCAATTAG